Proteins encoded by one window of Paenibacillus sp. DCT19:
- a CDS encoding D-alanyl-D-alanine carboxypeptidase family protein encodes MKSRTGRQRSITVMLSSFILCGMLLSACQDGSSANESQNPSTAGNTQQESDGTTIHFTDDTGTDGSTPNEGQDTPATDSSDNTDSGSDAASEGENQGSSADGNEATADDPVMQERSVSALQNTIDSQSVVTNAEAMTVIVNKQRSLPEGYEPSDLVEPNVKFSFDEPHEKRHMRKEAAGALEELFAGAKADGIELRAVSGYRSYQRQVSIYNNNVKTKGEAYASRVSAVPGRSEHQTGLAIDVSSPSVGNVLEEVFGSSKEGQWLDEHAAEYGYVIRYPEGEEDVTGYVYEPWHIRYVGKELAQDIVKSGLTLEEYFDEANIKL; translated from the coding sequence ATGAAATCACGTACAGGCAGACAACGGAGCATCACTGTGATGCTGTCCTCATTTATATTATGCGGCATGTTGCTATCAGCTTGTCAGGACGGTTCGAGTGCGAATGAGAGCCAGAATCCGAGCACAGCAGGCAACACACAGCAGGAATCGGATGGCACAACCATTCATTTTACAGATGATACGGGAACAGATGGTAGCACTCCTAATGAGGGGCAGGATACCCCAGCTACAGACAGCAGTGATAACACAGATAGCGGTTCAGATGCAGCGTCAGAAGGGGAGAACCAAGGTTCCTCGGCCGATGGCAATGAAGCGACAGCGGATGATCCTGTGATGCAAGAGCGTAGTGTCAGTGCATTGCAAAATACAATTGATAGTCAATCGGTCGTGACCAATGCGGAGGCGATGACTGTGATTGTCAACAAACAGCGTAGCTTGCCAGAAGGTTATGAGCCGAGTGACCTCGTTGAACCGAATGTGAAGTTTTCTTTTGACGAGCCACACGAGAAGCGGCACATGCGTAAGGAAGCTGCGGGGGCATTGGAGGAGCTGTTTGCAGGTGCCAAAGCGGACGGTATTGAACTTCGCGCCGTGTCTGGCTATCGTTCGTATCAACGCCAAGTATCGATCTACAACAATAATGTCAAAACCAAAGGTGAAGCATATGCTTCGCGTGTAAGTGCCGTGCCAGGTCGAAGCGAGCATCAGACTGGCCTTGCCATTGATGTGTCCAGTCCAAGTGTGGGCAATGTGCTTGAAGAAGTATTTGGATCATCGAAAGAAGGTCAATGGCTGGATGAGCATGCGGCTGAATACGGTTATGTGATTCGTTATCCCGAAGGTGAGGAGGATGTGACGGGTTATGTTTATGAACCATGGCACATTCGCTACGTAGGTAAGGAACTGGCGCAAGACATCGTGAAGAGTGGATTAACCCTCGAAGAATACTTTGATGAAGCAAATATCAAGTTGTAA
- a CDS encoding RidA family protein has translation MSRQQVFTGSPWEPLVGYCRAIRVGNRIEVAGTTAMQDGVVVGAGDPYAQTRFILQTIEKALQELGADLTNVVRTRMFVTDISRWEEVGKAHGEFFGQIQPVATMVEVSALIDPLLMVEIEVEAVIESEKA, from the coding sequence ATGAGCAGACAGCAGGTGTTTACGGGTTCTCCTTGGGAGCCGCTTGTCGGTTATTGCCGGGCGATTAGAGTAGGCAATCGGATTGAAGTGGCAGGCACAACGGCGATGCAGGATGGTGTTGTGGTTGGCGCGGGTGATCCTTATGCGCAGACCAGATTTATTTTGCAGACGATTGAGAAGGCATTGCAAGAATTGGGTGCTGATCTCACCAATGTTGTGCGAACTCGAATGTTTGTCACGGATATCTCTCGATGGGAAGAAGTAGGTAAGGCGCACGGGGAGTTTTTTGGACAGATCCAGCCTGTTGCCACCATGGTTGAAGTTAGTGCTCTTATTGATCCTTTGCTTATGGTAGAGATCGAGGTTGAGGCTGTAATCGAGTCTGAGAAAGCGTGA
- a CDS encoding copper amine oxidase N-terminal domain-containing protein, whose protein sequence is MNNNTKKISALMALSLALGGGSALAATPNTTQPAPLITAADQANQSSTIKVLVNGVSIADGYKATADKEPMLALRSLTEALGYELDWNKADKSAELTQGNSWTRVVTGQDQYSVNKMLLTLGAAPEIINGTLYVPASFAEKVLHAQVTASGNTLTIVSEEAVKNVTERGVITRIHKDGSYPSVQIGGAGQDGIVLNLNDDTVFKSAEGKEISLGDLTLGMNVEAVHSAITTRSLPPQTPTYQITVLDVAGSEAETPPLDVLGTAGTVERVQTTAGITQIEISGTRLTETGPDHVILNITEETQLVDHEGNPVELTELTEGAKVIGFYSPVLTRSLPPIGTAWKVVLEISDVQPQTDGQADTEQAK, encoded by the coding sequence ATGAACAACAACACGAAAAAAATAAGTGCCCTTATGGCACTCTCCTTAGCTTTGGGTGGAGGATCGGCGTTGGCAGCCACTCCAAACACAACACAGCCCGCTCCCCTCATTACAGCAGCAGATCAAGCGAATCAGTCCTCTACGATTAAAGTACTTGTTAACGGCGTATCTATAGCTGATGGCTATAAGGCTACAGCGGATAAAGAGCCAATGCTGGCACTACGGAGCCTTACCGAAGCTTTAGGCTATGAGCTCGATTGGAACAAAGCAGACAAGTCTGCTGAATTAACGCAAGGTAACTCATGGACACGTGTAGTCACAGGGCAGGATCAATATTCCGTGAATAAGATGCTACTCACACTAGGGGCAGCACCGGAAATCATCAATGGCACATTGTATGTTCCTGCTTCATTTGCCGAGAAGGTTCTCCATGCTCAGGTGACGGCTAGCGGAAACACTTTAACAATTGTGTCGGAGGAAGCAGTGAAAAATGTGACCGAACGTGGCGTTATTACGAGAATTCATAAGGACGGTAGCTATCCATCTGTGCAAATTGGTGGTGCTGGTCAAGATGGAATCGTTCTTAACCTCAACGATGATACCGTATTCAAATCCGCTGAAGGTAAGGAGATTTCACTGGGTGATCTCACTCTAGGGATGAATGTAGAAGCTGTACATTCCGCGATTACTACGCGCAGCTTACCACCACAAACACCAACCTATCAAATCACGGTATTGGATGTAGCTGGGTCAGAAGCTGAGACACCACCCCTAGATGTTCTGGGTACAGCAGGTACAGTTGAACGCGTTCAAACTACAGCGGGTATTACACAGATCGAAATATCCGGCACACGACTGACAGAGACAGGTCCGGATCATGTTATCTTGAATATTACGGAAGAGACACAGCTTGTAGATCACGAAGGGAACCCTGTGGAGCTAACCGAGCTGACAGAGGGTGCTAAAGTCATTGGATTTTACAGCCCTGTGCTGACGCGTAGTCTCCCACCGATCGGAACAGCCTGGAAAGTGGTGTTAGAGATATCCGACGTTCAGCCTCAAACAGATGGACAAGCGGACACTGAACAAGCAAAATAA
- a CDS encoding Gfo/Idh/MocA family protein: MSTKQMLHIGMIGTGSISDLHMRCYAKNPNAVIYAICDLNEQRATAAAQKYEAQSVYTDYREMLKDPHVDAVSICTWNNTHADFAIAALKAGKHVLLEKPVATNVEDALRIEEAVKSSGCTFVVGFVRRYDNNMQMLHQFIQAGEFGELYYAKASILRRLGNPGGWFADKNRSGGGPLIDLGVHIIDQCWYLMGRPKPVSVSGNTYYKLGNRANIEHLSFYKAADYSSAVNNVEDMANALIRFENGASLAVDVSFTLHARSDESSVKLYGERGGFELEPETLMVTEKNNTILNIEPQADNPGLHMHTAFQNQIDHFVDCCLNGTEPISPIADGVASTRMLCAIYESAEKGHEIRLD; the protein is encoded by the coding sequence ATGAGCACCAAACAAATGCTGCACATCGGTATGATCGGAACAGGCTCCATTTCAGATCTGCATATGAGGTGTTATGCCAAGAATCCTAACGCGGTGATCTATGCCATCTGTGATTTGAATGAACAGCGTGCAACAGCGGCAGCCCAGAAGTATGAGGCACAGTCGGTGTATACCGATTATCGTGAAATGTTGAAAGACCCACATGTAGACGCCGTAAGTATCTGTACGTGGAATAATACACATGCTGATTTTGCCATTGCCGCCCTTAAGGCAGGTAAGCACGTCTTGTTGGAGAAGCCCGTGGCGACCAATGTGGAAGATGCGTTACGGATTGAAGAAGCGGTGAAGAGCAGTGGATGTACCTTCGTTGTGGGGTTTGTCAGGCGGTATGATAACAACATGCAAATGCTTCATCAATTCATTCAGGCTGGAGAGTTTGGCGAACTGTACTATGCGAAGGCTTCTATTCTGCGGCGTTTAGGTAATCCTGGAGGCTGGTTTGCCGACAAAAATAGATCCGGTGGTGGCCCACTTATTGATCTGGGTGTACATATTATTGATCAGTGCTGGTATCTGATGGGGCGCCCGAAGCCTGTATCAGTCAGTGGCAATACGTATTATAAGCTGGGGAATCGGGCTAATATTGAACATCTGTCCTTTTATAAAGCCGCTGATTATAGCTCTGCCGTGAACAATGTGGAGGATATGGCGAATGCCTTAATTCGTTTTGAGAATGGCGCATCACTGGCAGTGGATGTGAGTTTCACTCTACATGCGCGCAGCGATGAATCATCCGTTAAATTATACGGGGAGCGTGGTGGATTCGAGCTGGAGCCGGAAACGCTGATGGTTACAGAGAAAAATAATACGATCCTTAACATAGAGCCGCAAGCCGATAATCCAGGTCTGCATATGCATACCGCTTTTCAGAATCAGATTGATCACTTTGTAGATTGTTGCCTGAATGGAACCGAGCCAATCAGCCCAATCGCCGATGGGGTCGCCTCCACCCGGATGTTATGCGCAATTTATGAGTCCGCAGAGAAGGGGCATGAGATTCGTCTGGACTAA
- a CDS encoding MerR family transcriptional regulator — MFKISAFSRLSKVSLKTLRYYDQIGILKPRKVDHDTGYRYYSADQLLELNRILMYKELGFTLPQISQLLQEDITLENIQGMFKLKRSEIQQMIDTEQAKLLRIEERMKLIEQEGQLETEQEIRIRAEGAQPFLYQKACGREEDIPNLIRHMDQSITKDIRGCIQGPQVVLWKEIEGKEDEFEFEVGYFLTCELRTSPEPFELRILPAEPMMATMVFHSDSTFDGAACVHLAKWIEANNYQINENEAGRELYLPLSPEQDAQCIEIQIPIRTR, encoded by the coding sequence TTGTTCAAAATCAGTGCATTTTCCAGGCTCAGTAAGGTCTCCTTAAAAACACTGCGTTATTACGACCAGATTGGCATACTTAAACCGCGAAAGGTAGATCACGATACAGGTTATCGTTATTATTCGGCGGATCAGCTTCTTGAGCTTAACCGAATCTTGATGTATAAGGAACTAGGTTTCACACTGCCACAGATCTCACAGTTGCTTCAAGAAGATATTACATTGGAGAACATTCAAGGCATGTTCAAGCTGAAGCGAAGTGAGATTCAACAAATGATCGATACAGAGCAGGCTAAACTCCTCCGAATTGAGGAACGTATGAAGCTGATCGAACAAGAGGGGCAATTGGAAACAGAGCAAGAGATTAGAATTAGGGCGGAAGGTGCCCAACCATTCCTTTATCAGAAGGCATGTGGGCGGGAAGAGGATATCCCGAACCTGATTCGTCACATGGATCAATCCATCACCAAGGACATTCGTGGATGTATTCAAGGTCCTCAGGTTGTCCTGTGGAAAGAAATCGAGGGCAAAGAGGATGAGTTTGAGTTTGAAGTGGGTTACTTTTTGACCTGCGAACTGCGTACATCCCCAGAGCCATTCGAGCTACGGATCCTTCCTGCTGAGCCAATGATGGCTACGATGGTTTTTCATTCGGATTCAACGTTTGATGGTGCCGCCTGTGTTCATTTGGCGAAATGGATTGAAGCCAATAACTATCAGATCAATGAGAATGAAGCGGGCAGAGAGCTGTATTTACCGTTATCACCAGAACAAGATGCACAGTGTATAGAGATACAGATTCCAATTCGAACGAGATAA
- a CDS encoding MFS transporter encodes MKNKGIIYILALAVFLIGTIEYIITGVIEMIAADLGVPTSEARLLVTVFALAAAIVAPIMITLTINVDRKKLLMTTLGVFIASNGLMFIDLAYEAVLWIRIVQGASGGMATVVAMAVATRLVEQERRGNAIGIILMGLSSSLVLGVPIGTFFSEMFGWRVLFILIGVLSIVPLLIIYKKVPSIKEEEKASLSMQLSIMKNPTILTALLITLLYVGGYATLFTYITPFLQATSSLSMTEISGVLFLAGICSFVGSKIGGQLADARGVKFTVFLGLILQGVTLLLFALAGVNLVVLILVLMIFMLATWSISPAQQLYLVKLAPRNPDVALSVNTSFIQFGFALGSGLGGLVISCTSVLYLNWLGFASVGIALLLATVLFTKRSRAETSIATKSL; translated from the coding sequence TTGAAGAACAAAGGAATTATTTATATTCTGGCCCTGGCTGTTTTTCTAATCGGGACGATTGAATATATTATTACAGGCGTCATTGAGATGATTGCCGCAGACTTGGGCGTACCAACCTCCGAAGCCCGGTTACTAGTAACGGTATTTGCTCTGGCAGCAGCTATTGTTGCTCCGATTATGATCACACTTACGATCAATGTTGATCGTAAGAAATTGCTAATGACGACCCTTGGTGTGTTTATTGCGAGTAACGGACTTATGTTCATAGATCTTGCTTATGAAGCTGTACTATGGATACGAATTGTGCAAGGGGCAAGTGGTGGCATGGCTACCGTGGTAGCGATGGCGGTGGCGACACGACTCGTTGAACAAGAGCGAAGAGGCAATGCGATCGGAATCATTCTGATGGGGCTTAGCAGCTCGCTAGTGCTGGGTGTGCCAATCGGTACATTTTTTAGTGAGATGTTTGGATGGAGAGTTCTATTTATTCTAATTGGTGTATTAAGTATTGTTCCGTTGCTGATCATCTATAAGAAGGTTCCGTCAATTAAAGAAGAAGAGAAAGCTAGCCTTAGCATGCAGCTTTCTATTATGAAAAATCCGACTATTCTGACCGCTTTGCTTATCACATTATTGTATGTCGGCGGCTACGCTACACTGTTTACGTATATTACGCCTTTCTTGCAGGCGACATCGTCACTTTCCATGACCGAGATTAGCGGCGTCCTCTTCCTGGCGGGCATTTGCAGCTTTGTCGGTTCTAAAATAGGCGGGCAATTGGCTGATGCCAGAGGTGTAAAATTCACTGTTTTCCTAGGGCTGATTTTACAAGGCGTTACACTGCTTTTATTTGCACTAGCTGGAGTTAATCTGGTCGTATTAATCTTGGTCTTAATGATCTTTATGTTAGCAACGTGGAGCATTTCTCCAGCGCAGCAACTATATCTGGTTAAACTAGCACCTCGCAATCCGGATGTTGCCCTGAGCGTAAATACATCGTTCATTCAATTTGGCTTTGCACTTGGATCTGGATTAGGCGGGCTTGTCATCAGCTGTACCTCTGTCCTGTATTTGAATTGGCTGGGTTTCGCCTCTGTAGGTATAGCCTTGCTTCTTGCTACTGTACTGTTCACGAAAAGGAGCAGAGCTGAAACTTCTATCGCTACGAAATCTCTATGA
- a CDS encoding UvrD-helicase domain-containing protein, giving the protein MLSPNSTFYPRPLGVTPAASLPQSPSAPLETSRQLVSKDELDAPYFRSLEEAGIRLNGPQISAVRHGRGPLLTLAGAGCGKTTVLAARAGYLMEVSGVHAGSILLVTFTNKAAAEMKDRIAALPGIRPAAARAVQARTFHSFALTLLRHYGVQEEIFGETRAQHTVIKMLLRQYGMSEAFQPESLLAMLSAWKMQGSQTADLPEKSQEERDAKRVLLGYENWKKERNKIDFDDILLRAAELLRDPAVLGPLQRRFQYIMVDEFQDTNHLQYEIVQKLASAHRNLMVVGDDDQTIYTFNGARQESILEFDKVYPGARIVTLDINYRSDARILGLGSELVAKNKRRRDKRLRAAGHRGDAPRFATPSNTEEEAAWVVNQICEQVEEGLHTYRDIAILHRTASSSRAVFEQLVLKDIPFVQHGASPVFYDQSLIRPLMDHMRLSLDPRSADALPSALGPLYVSRDAGLDWIQRSEQQQAKKYPLIHLAKWDKLKPFQQEQVKERIKLIKSLQKLKPVIAIQEMRRQFYDKYMESGDPSIFTHYRETMLETLDEFEAAAKKFETVEEFIQFADELSRRHREMESLRRAQDSDAVQLMTIHRAKGLEFPCVYWIGASEGIVPHSSSLRQDLPEDQKAALTVQQTDSELDMALEEERRLAYVAITRAKQFLYVTSPASHHGKPADVSRFLLEAFGMEVPDKRKNSEGNRTENSRSYGKNQGQSYRSGSRNEDRDVLHRRPIHSNGHDERRHREDELHPRKERLGSGEVRNHKAFSTAGVKQAQSSSSSSTGSHTSGHSERMETVAIWKCSSSTCKAWLRQKPAVPSAKASKNTKSSPPPCPLCSGAMEASTRQVPMTGRYGR; this is encoded by the coding sequence ATGTTAAGTCCGAACTCAACGTTTTACCCCCGTCCGCTCGGGGTTACCCCGGCGGCATCCCTGCCCCAGTCACCTTCAGCTCCGCTGGAGACCAGCCGGCAGCTTGTAAGCAAGGATGAACTGGATGCGCCTTATTTCCGTTCTCTGGAGGAAGCTGGCATCCGTCTGAACGGCCCTCAAATCTCCGCAGTTCGTCACGGCAGAGGTCCATTATTGACCTTGGCTGGAGCCGGCTGTGGCAAAACGACTGTGCTCGCAGCACGGGCGGGCTACTTAATGGAAGTCAGCGGCGTTCACGCAGGCAGCATCCTGCTCGTGACTTTCACGAACAAGGCCGCGGCCGAGATGAAGGATCGTATTGCCGCCTTGCCAGGTATTCGTCCTGCTGCCGCAAGAGCGGTACAGGCGCGTACGTTTCACTCCTTTGCCTTGACGTTACTGCGTCATTACGGCGTTCAGGAGGAGATTTTTGGCGAAACTCGTGCCCAACATACCGTCATCAAAATGTTACTACGACAGTACGGCATGAGCGAAGCCTTCCAGCCCGAGAGCCTGCTGGCCATGCTATCTGCATGGAAGATGCAAGGTTCACAGACCGCTGATCTGCCCGAGAAGTCGCAGGAAGAACGCGACGCGAAGCGTGTGCTTCTCGGGTACGAGAACTGGAAGAAGGAACGTAACAAGATCGATTTTGACGATATTTTACTGCGCGCTGCTGAATTATTACGTGACCCTGCTGTACTAGGACCACTCCAGCGACGTTTTCAATACATTATGGTGGATGAATTCCAGGATACGAATCATTTGCAATATGAGATTGTGCAGAAGCTCGCCTCGGCTCATCGTAACCTGATGGTCGTTGGAGACGATGATCAGACCATCTATACGTTTAATGGCGCAAGGCAGGAATCCATATTAGAATTCGATAAAGTATACCCAGGCGCACGCATTGTGACGCTAGATATTAACTATCGCAGTGATGCACGCATCCTTGGGCTTGGCAGCGAACTCGTAGCGAAGAACAAACGGAGACGGGATAAGCGTCTGCGTGCAGCAGGTCATCGAGGCGACGCTCCAAGGTTCGCCACACCGTCCAATACTGAGGAAGAAGCCGCATGGGTCGTGAACCAGATCTGTGAGCAGGTAGAGGAAGGGCTGCATACGTACCGTGATATCGCAATTCTGCACCGGACAGCCAGCAGCAGCCGGGCCGTATTCGAGCAGCTTGTGCTGAAGGATATCCCTTTTGTCCAGCACGGTGCTTCACCGGTATTCTATGACCAATCGCTGATTAGACCGTTGATGGATCATATGCGTCTATCCCTTGATCCACGGTCTGCGGATGCTCTGCCAAGCGCACTCGGCCCGCTCTACGTGTCCCGTGATGCTGGATTAGATTGGATTCAACGCAGCGAACAACAACAAGCGAAGAAGTATCCATTGATCCATCTGGCGAAATGGGACAAGCTGAAGCCATTTCAGCAGGAGCAGGTCAAGGAACGTATCAAATTAATTAAATCACTGCAGAAACTGAAACCTGTCATTGCCATTCAGGAGATGCGCCGTCAATTCTATGACAAATATATGGAAAGCGGTGATCCTAGCATCTTCACCCACTATCGGGAAACGATGCTGGAGACACTCGATGAATTCGAAGCAGCCGCCAAAAAATTCGAAACAGTAGAAGAATTCATTCAATTCGCAGACGAGCTCTCGCGCAGACATCGGGAGATGGAATCTCTACGCCGAGCACAGGACAGTGATGCGGTTCAGCTGATGACCATCCATCGTGCGAAGGGTCTTGAATTCCCATGTGTCTACTGGATTGGTGCAAGTGAAGGGATCGTTCCTCACAGCTCTTCATTGCGACAAGATCTGCCTGAGGATCAGAAGGCCGCTCTTACTGTACAACAAACAGATAGCGAGCTGGATATGGCTTTGGAAGAGGAACGGCGGCTTGCCTATGTTGCCATCACACGTGCCAAACAGTTCTTATACGTTACTTCTCCAGCCAGCCACCATGGTAAACCTGCCGATGTATCCCGATTTTTGCTGGAAGCATTCGGCATGGAGGTTCCGGATAAACGTAAAAATAGTGAGGGTAATCGAACGGAGAATTCGCGTTCTTATGGCAAGAACCAAGGTCAGAGCTACCGATCCGGTTCACGCAATGAAGATCGTGATGTGCTTCATCGTCGCCCAATTCACTCTAATGGGCATGATGAGCGTCGCCACCGGGAAGATGAACTTCACCCACGTAAAGAACGGCTTGGTAGCGGTGAAGTTCGTAACCATAAAGCGTTCAGCACGGCAGGTGTTAAGCAAGCTCAGAGCTCATCCTCTTCAAGTACAGGATCGCATACCTCAGGTCACTCGGAACGTATGGAAACTGTGGCGATCTGGAAATGTAGCTCATCGACATGTAAAGCCTGGCTACGTCAGAAACCAGCCGTGCCTTCTGCCAAGGCATCCAAAAATACCAAATCCAGCCCGCCGCCATGCCCCTTGTGTTCGGGAGCCATGGAGGCGAGTACTCGCCAGGTTCCTATGACAGGAAGATACGGGCGATAG
- a CDS encoding zinc ribbon domain-containing protein produces MKLLQRIKNGANKATERAQHAVEIGKLNNQIVGLQQEQEVHFTDMGRIFYEGYRAQDMTRAEKDMVDLSHLCDELQDEIDSLRSKIAELKNERLCECGHVASLDANFCPKCGRKLGDFKPASAAAAPPSARQEAAVAQQQVGEPVYHAPVEEELEENEPYHTVIPSIADLETDTEYNSTEFTQEEKEAFDAEWERRREEEMLRERERQQELDERIRYWKENNPIVDTVEVQTEVPREMVNCQICASELPKGSKWCPRCGAEQI; encoded by the coding sequence ATGAAACTGCTTCAGCGAATTAAGAATGGAGCGAACAAAGCAACAGAACGTGCTCAGCATGCCGTGGAGATTGGAAAATTAAACAATCAGATCGTGGGCTTGCAACAGGAACAGGAAGTCCATTTTACAGATATGGGTCGAATTTTCTACGAGGGCTATCGTGCCCAAGATATGACACGTGCGGAGAAAGATATGGTCGATTTGTCGCATCTGTGTGACGAATTGCAAGATGAGATCGATAGCTTGCGCAGTAAAATTGCCGAGCTCAAAAATGAACGGTTATGCGAGTGTGGACACGTCGCTTCACTGGATGCGAACTTTTGTCCTAAATGTGGACGTAAGCTTGGTGATTTTAAACCAGCATCTGCCGCAGCAGCACCTCCTTCTGCCAGACAAGAGGCTGCTGTTGCACAGCAGCAGGTAGGAGAACCGGTCTACCACGCACCTGTGGAAGAAGAGCTGGAAGAGAATGAGCCATACCATACTGTCATTCCATCCATTGCTGATCTGGAGACAGATACAGAATACAACAGCACGGAATTCACCCAGGAAGAGAAGGAAGCGTTCGACGCAGAGTGGGAGCGACGCCGGGAAGAAGAAATGCTGCGTGAGCGTGAACGCCAGCAGGAGCTGGATGAACGCATCCGATACTGGAAAGAGAATAACCCAATTGTAGACACCGTGGAAGTACAGACTGAAGTGCCGCGCGAAATGGTGAATTGTCAGATCTGTGCATCAGAGCTGCCCAAAGGTTCCAAATGGTGCCCGCGCTGCGGAGCAGAACAGATCTGA
- a CDS encoding TrmB family transcriptional regulator produces the protein MHQSCPKVPNGARAAEQNRSDAVEALPHHEWVAVQVADSMGDGNMDQLLHHLRHLGFTEMESKIMVELARQGSASGYEVAKRLGVSRSNVYATLQRLEQRGFLRCSAGEPAKYSVLKPEEMTRMISGQMRDSLDYVQSSMPQHEPEKPAFYNIEGDKKVFETLKRQLAEAKHEIVIDVWREEIELLHEDLQQAENRGVRLLWSCEEGEGMLEQPLPWPGMPIYADGEGRKFSLVVDRCWCMLGMRGKGSVTQAVVTEHPVMTGLLLNHFAQDLVLFELEQDMGETLEARYGRRYEHLSARYWSKPEDNGST, from the coding sequence GTGCATCAGAGCTGCCCAAAGGTTCCAAATGGTGCCCGCGCTGCGGAGCAGAACAGATCTGATGCAGTAGAAGCGCTGCCACATCATGAGTGGGTAGCAGTGCAGGTTGCTGACAGCATGGGGGACGGGAATATGGACCAACTGCTGCATCATTTGCGTCATCTGGGATTTACGGAGATGGAATCAAAAATTATGGTGGAACTCGCCCGTCAAGGCTCAGCCTCAGGTTATGAGGTAGCGAAGCGACTGGGCGTGTCCCGTTCCAATGTGTATGCGACCCTGCAACGGTTAGAGCAGCGTGGATTCCTGCGTTGTAGTGCAGGCGAGCCAGCCAAGTACAGTGTGCTTAAGCCGGAGGAAATGACTCGGATGATCTCTGGGCAGATGCGAGATTCCCTTGACTATGTACAGAGCAGCATGCCGCAGCATGAACCAGAGAAGCCAGCCTTTTACAATATTGAAGGGGATAAGAAAGTGTTTGAGACCCTGAAACGGCAATTAGCTGAGGCGAAGCATGAGATTGTGATTGATGTCTGGCGCGAAGAAATAGAGTTGCTCCATGAGGATCTGCAGCAAGCTGAAAATCGTGGTGTACGTCTATTATGGTCATGTGAAGAAGGGGAGGGTATGCTGGAACAGCCGCTGCCTTGGCCTGGAATGCCGATCTATGCCGATGGTGAGGGGCGGAAGTTCTCACTTGTGGTGGATCGCTGCTGGTGCATGCTGGGGATGCGTGGTAAAGGGAGTGTTACGCAAGCTGTTGTCACAGAGCATCCTGTGATGACAGGACTGCTGCTGAATCATTTTGCACAAGATCTGGTATTATTCGAGTTGGAACAGGATATGGGAGAAACGCTGGAGGCTCGTTACGGGCGTCGTTATGAGCATCTCTCAGCACGATACTGGTCTAAGCCTGAAGATAATGGATCAACGTGA
- the mscL gene encoding large conductance mechanosensitive channel protein MscL — translation MKGVLKEFKEFAVRGNVIDLAVGVIIGAAFGKIVTSLVNDIIMPPVGKIMGGIDFSQKIINLDPDVKTANGQDITTLAQANEAGATVIAYGQFINVMIDFLIVAFCIFMLVKGINYLKSKEHKKPEPKKTTKACKYCLSEIPAAATRCSHCTSELEAEGSGSPA, via the coding sequence ATGAAAGGCGTTCTTAAAGAATTCAAGGAATTTGCTGTACGTGGCAACGTCATTGATCTGGCGGTCGGGGTTATTATCGGGGCTGCTTTTGGCAAAATTGTGACTTCCCTCGTGAATGATATCATCATGCCACCGGTTGGAAAAATAATGGGGGGCATCGATTTCAGCCAGAAGATTATCAATCTTGATCCAGACGTAAAAACGGCAAATGGACAAGATATCACAACACTCGCTCAAGCGAATGAAGCTGGCGCTACCGTGATTGCGTATGGTCAATTCATTAACGTTATGATTGATTTTCTTATTGTGGCATTCTGTATCTTCATGCTGGTCAAAGGTATTAATTACCTCAAAAGCAAAGAACACAAAAAGCCTGAGCCGAAGAAAACGACCAAGGCTTGTAAATACTGCCTATCCGAAATTCCAGCAGCAGCTACTCGTTGTTCCCACTGTACATCAGAGTTAGAAGCTGAAGGCAGCGGTAGTCCTGCTTAA